One segment of Coriobacteriia bacterium DNA contains the following:
- a CDS encoding MFS transporter, translating to MSSAPQTASPAAANDVPKRALLLIFVIAFLNTMGMTIVIPVVPFLAQRYVSSPSAVALWVGILTSAYAVFAFLAAPALGALSDRIGRKPVLLACVLGSAVGFVVFGIGGAMWVLLLARIIDGVTGGNFSTIYAYLADITAPEQRASRFGMTGAMMGIGFMVGPAIGGLLAVYGLATPVFVAAAISVAAAVLGMFVLPESLNAEHRTDSFSLADVHPFTSLRKALARPELRPFLLIVLVMTIPMAGLQSNVSVFGKDVLAWGPTQIGLYMTGVGVLDILVQGGLVRFLLPRIGERGVVFAGLVGQAIGYLALAIVASFTSAWLFVFGGLLFAASEGGTGPALQGLISRSVSHREQGWVMGGLASMSLAARAIGPLLAGLLYASVGHAAPYWFGLAVIAGVMTLGWGTLFVGREVA from the coding sequence AGCGCTCCTGCTCATCTTCGTCATCGCGTTCCTCAACACGATGGGCATGACGATCGTCATCCCGGTCGTTCCGTTTCTGGCGCAGCGTTACGTCTCCTCGCCCTCGGCTGTTGCGCTATGGGTTGGTATCCTCACGTCGGCCTATGCCGTCTTCGCTTTCCTGGCCGCCCCGGCGCTCGGTGCGCTCTCCGACAGGATTGGCCGCAAGCCAGTGCTGCTGGCATGTGTGTTGGGCTCGGCGGTCGGGTTCGTGGTGTTCGGCATCGGCGGTGCGATGTGGGTGCTGCTCCTGGCGCGCATCATAGACGGCGTAACCGGCGGCAACTTCTCGACCATCTACGCCTACTTGGCCGACATCACCGCGCCCGAGCAGAGGGCCAGCCGCTTCGGCATGACCGGCGCCATGATGGGTATCGGCTTCATGGTCGGGCCGGCGATCGGCGGCCTGCTCGCGGTCTATGGCCTCGCGACACCGGTGTTCGTCGCGGCCGCGATTTCGGTGGCTGCAGCTGTTCTCGGCATGTTCGTGCTGCCGGAGTCGCTCAACGCCGAGCACCGCACCGACTCGTTCTCTTTGGCCGACGTGCACCCGTTCACCAGCCTGCGCAAAGCACTTGCACGCCCAGAGCTACGACCGTTTCTGCTGATCGTGCTGGTGATGACGATTCCGATGGCCGGCCTGCAGTCAAACGTCAGCGTATTCGGCAAAGACGTGCTCGCATGGGGGCCAACGCAGATCGGTCTGTACATGACGGGCGTCGGCGTGCTCGACATCCTCGTCCAGGGCGGCCTCGTTCGCTTCCTCCTGCCTAGGATCGGCGAGCGCGGCGTTGTGTTCGCAGGATTGGTCGGCCAGGCAATCGGCTACCTCGCGCTCGCAATCGTTGCATCGTTCACTTCGGCCTGGCTGTTCGTGTTTGGTGGGCTGCTGTTCGCGGCGAGTGAGGGCGGCACGGGCCCGGCGCTGCAGGGGCTGATCTCGCGCTCCGTCTCTCACCGCGAGCAAGGCTGGGTCATGGGCGGTCTGGCGTCGATGTCGCTTGCCGCGAGGGCCATCGGTCCTTTGCTGGCGGGTCTGCTCTACGCCAGCGTCGGGCACGCCGCACCGTACTGGTTTGGGCTGGCCGTTATCGCGGGGGTAATGACTTTAGGCTGG